One segment of Phragmites australis chromosome 13, lpPhrAust1.1, whole genome shotgun sequence DNA contains the following:
- the LOC133889715 gene encoding uncharacterized protein LOC133889715, which translates to MFYGGYAYRGTNFEQTYRCYPASFFDKPHLEGGDKVIMPPSALDRLASLHIEYPMLFELHNDAAQRISHCGVLEFVAEEGMIIMPYWMMQNMLLQEGDTVRVKNATLPKGKYVKLQPHTTDFLDISNPKAILEKTLRNFSCLTTGDGIMVAYNNKQYYIDIVETKPASAVSIIETDCEVDFAPPLDYKEPEKPQQPTVPASKAPAEGGDTIVDDKPKFKPFTGFGKRLDGKASKLQSPKVPSIACSAPSDSNKRANQQTSGPATSGASNSSHQKTGKLVFGSSASNSKESQKAPVKGDEPPKESKFQAFTGKSYSLKR; encoded by the exons ATG TTTTACGGGGGATATGCTTACCGTGGGACTAACTTCGAGCAAACATATCGTTGTTATCCAGCATCCTTTTTTGATAAG CCACACCTGGAAGGTGGTGACAAAG TAATAATGCCACCATCTGCCCTTGATCGTCTGG CTTCCCTGCACATTGAATACCCTATGTTATTTGAACTACACAATGATGCGGCTCAACGGATTTCACACTGTGGTGTTTTGGAGTTTGTAGCAGAAGAAGGCATGATCATCATGCCCTATTGG ATGATGCAAAACATGCTTCTTCAAGAGGGTGATACTGTTCGTGTAAAAAATGCGACCCTTCCCAAGGGTAAATATGTGAAGTTGCAACCTCACACAACTGATTTTCTGGACATCTCAAATCCAAAAGCCAT CTTGGAGAAAACCCTAAGAAATTTCTCCTGCTTAACCACAGGAGACGGCATTATGGTAGCTTACAACAACAAACAGTATTATATAGATATTGTTGAAACAAAGCCCGCTTCAGCAGTTAGCATCATTGAGACAGACTGTGAAGTGGACTTTGCACCTCCCCTTGATTATAAAGAACCTGAGAAACCACAGCAACCCACAGTTCCTGCAAGCAAGGCACCTGCTGAAG GTGGAGACACTATAGTTGACGACAAACCAAAATTCAAACCATTTACTGGTTTTGGAAAGCGTTTGGATGGTAAAGCTTCAAAACTACAATCACCCAAGGTTCCTTCCATTGCATGTTCTGCACCTTCAGATTCAAACAAAAGAGCAAATCAGCAAACATCAGGACCGGCAACTTCAGGAGCTAGCAATTCCAGTCATCAGAAAACAGGAAAGCTTGTTTTTGGTTCAAGTGCAAGCAACAGTAAAGAATCACAAAAG GCTCCTGTTAAAGGCGATGAACCCCCGAAGGAGTCCAAGTTCCAAGCGTTTACTGGGAAGAGCTACTCCTTGAAGCGTTAG